In Candidatus Sedimenticola sp. (ex Thyasira tokunagai), the following proteins share a genomic window:
- a CDS encoding DEAD/DEAH box helicase family protein, which yields MNQSTAKIITPIEAPECIPESNVIPLSTFITDFGDGLLDAVSRQNPPIYNGIPDPRREAVMEALKRRPFPAQQEVVQAVTSLLVNRGEQAAIINAEMGTGKTMMAIAAAAIMHEEGYRRTLVISPPHLVYKWRREILETVDGARVWVLNGPDTLRKLVLLRTLLEETPEHTGPEFFILGRVRMRMGFHWQPAVVARKRHRRHHVEESNDLSPTFVQSNAHAACPKCGVVVTDEEGEPIPFTTYPADKRYACTQCGEALWTLTHPRAKPKSRQDLVNDALCQIPTIGPKTASRLTEAFGEDLLSGMLADNVYEFINLMDEEGELVFSDKQARR from the coding sequence ATGAATCAATCTACAGCAAAAATCATTACTCCAATCGAAGCACCGGAGTGCATACCGGAGTCCAATGTCATCCCACTGTCCACGTTCATCACGGACTTTGGAGACGGGCTCCTCGATGCTGTCAGTCGGCAGAACCCGCCGATCTATAACGGCATTCCAGATCCCCGCCGGGAGGCGGTGATGGAGGCATTGAAGCGGCGTCCGTTTCCGGCTCAGCAGGAGGTGGTGCAAGCAGTTACCTCTCTCCTGGTAAACCGTGGCGAACAGGCCGCTATCATCAACGCGGAGATGGGCACGGGCAAGACCATGATGGCCATTGCAGCAGCAGCCATCATGCATGAGGAAGGCTATCGCCGTACGCTGGTGATCTCTCCACCTCACTTGGTCTACAAGTGGCGGAGGGAGATCCTGGAGACGGTAGATGGCGCCCGGGTCTGGGTGTTGAACGGGCCGGACACGTTGCGCAAGCTGGTTCTGCTCAGGACACTCCTGGAGGAAACTCCGGAACACACAGGACCGGAGTTCTTCATCCTGGGCCGTGTCCGTATGCGGATGGGCTTTCATTGGCAACCGGCTGTCGTGGCACGCAAGCGCCATCGGCGGCATCACGTCGAGGAGAGTAATGATCTTTCGCCCACCTTCGTACAGTCCAATGCGCATGCGGCCTGCCCGAAATGCGGTGTAGTGGTTACCGATGAAGAGGGTGAACCCATCCCATTCACCACCTACCCTGCCGACAAGCGGTATGCCTGCACGCAGTGTGGTGAAGCATTGTGGACGTTGACCCATCCCAGGGCCAAGCCGAAAAGCCGACAGGATCTGGTGAACGATGCCCTTTGTCAGATCCCTACTATCGGTCCGAAGACCGCATCGCGGCTCACGGAAGCCTTTGGTGAAGATCTACTCAGTGGCATGCTTGCGGATAACGTCTACGAGTTCATCAACCTGATGGATGAAGAGGGCGAGCTGGTGTTCTCGGATAAGCAAGCCCGGCGTTAA
- a CDS encoding DUF6573 family protein: MENAKQTNDLTEFFGNVIHTYTRAQAIEDGVLIDVSETSSEAGFKWPAAITQGAWEDCVAWSNDDNRCQVYQDESGRLWDVLWMAFIAIRQSINGGSSLLYELYRVPRDSKSIEAQLTTLKLVVGPGDVGEPVITIMLPHED, encoded by the coding sequence ATGGAGAATGCAAAACAAACCAATGACCTGACCGAGTTCTTCGGCAACGTCATTCATACCTACACCCGCGCCCAGGCCATTGAGGATGGGGTTCTTATAGACGTATCCGAAACCTCCAGTGAGGCGGGTTTTAAATGGCCAGCCGCAATCACCCAGGGAGCCTGGGAGGACTGTGTCGCTTGGTCAAATGATGACAACCGATGCCAAGTGTATCAGGACGAGTCTGGCCGCTTGTGGGACGTGCTCTGGATGGCTTTTATAGCAATTCGTCAGTCCATAAACGGGGGTTCTTCCCTCCTCTACGAACTCTACAGGGTTCCGCGGGATAGCAAGAGCATTGAGGCCCAACTGACCACATTAAAACTGGTAGTCGGGCCTGGCGATGTCGGAGAACCGGTAATAACCATCATGCTGCCGCATGAGGACTGA
- the radC gene encoding DNA repair protein RadC, with protein sequence MVIPQELAMSVTPLKSQTSDRFEGIRPEDLSEYEKTTLVNLALAVLAPKYLSSDLIASPDTSRRYLQLSLAGCKNEVFGCFFLDNRHRLIAEEKMFFGTIDGASVHPRVVVQKSLELNAAAVILWHNHPSGVAEPSQSDQQITHRLKDALALVDVRVLDHLVIGSEATTSFAERGLL encoded by the coding sequence ATGGTTATCCCACAGGAGTTAGCCATGTCAGTGACACCACTCAAATCACAAACCTCAGATCGATTTGAAGGCATCCGCCCGGAGGATCTTTCCGAATATGAAAAAACCACTCTGGTAAATCTGGCGCTTGCGGTGCTTGCACCCAAGTACCTGAGCAGTGATCTCATTGCCAGCCCCGATACCTCACGCAGGTATCTGCAACTCAGCCTGGCCGGATGCAAGAACGAGGTATTTGGATGCTTCTTTCTTGATAACCGTCACCGTTTGATCGCTGAAGAGAAAATGTTTTTCGGCACCATCGATGGCGCATCGGTTCATCCCCGTGTCGTGGTTCAGAAATCTCTGGAGCTGAATGCCGCCGCTGTGATCCTCTGGCACAACCACCCCTCGGGCGTGGCCGAACCCAGCCAGTCTGATCAACAAATCACACACAGGCTCAAGGATGCCCTTGCACTTGTGGATGTGCGTGTACTCGACCATCTGGTGATCGGTTCAGAAGCAACCACTTCCTTTGCGGAGCGTGGACTTCTGTAG
- a CDS encoding DUF6094 domain-containing protein: MALMFQRLARNFIKNGYFPTDSETIARILSALAPATGGEMRIIDPCAGEGTALAECREHLGAERVQTFGIEYDEERAWHAKELLDRCIHGDFQDCIVSKRSFGLLFLNPPYGDLVSDKAQTGGAAEMKGKKRLEKLFYTQSNALLQFGGVMVLIVPFYVVDPELSGWIASHFDRVTVHLAPEQRFKQVVIMGIRRRSGENAGAAATRERLNAVRETLPPELPAQWPHEPYVVPAVKSADVTFASSRMELRQLADEIRRHPCLWEQFNLHLGQGVVGHRRPLRQLSDWHLSLALAAGQVSGVVHSTDGRTFVIKGDTHKEKTTKVEQRLRDDDSVEEIRTLTDRFVPVIRALDFTPDSPSFGKAITIK; this comes from the coding sequence ATGGCTTTAATGTTTCAGCGCCTGGCGCGCAATTTTATCAAGAACGGTTATTTTCCCACTGATTCGGAAACAATCGCCCGCATCCTCTCCGCCCTAGCTCCGGCCACTGGTGGCGAGATGCGCATCATCGACCCCTGTGCCGGCGAGGGCACGGCCCTGGCCGAATGCAGGGAACATCTGGGCGCCGAGCGTGTGCAGACTTTCGGTATTGAGTACGACGAAGAACGCGCCTGGCATGCCAAGGAGCTGTTGGATCGTTGCATCCATGGAGACTTCCAGGACTGCATTGTTTCCAAGCGTTCCTTCGGTCTGCTGTTTCTCAATCCACCTTACGGTGATCTCGTGTCCGACAAGGCTCAGACAGGAGGCGCGGCCGAAATGAAGGGCAAGAAGCGGCTGGAGAAGCTGTTCTATACCCAGTCGAATGCCCTGCTTCAATTTGGCGGCGTGATGGTACTGATTGTTCCCTTCTACGTAGTGGATCCGGAACTATCAGGCTGGATCGCCTCGCACTTCGACCGGGTCACGGTACATCTGGCGCCGGAGCAGCGTTTCAAGCAGGTGGTCATCATGGGCATTCGCCGCCGGTCTGGCGAGAACGCTGGTGCCGCCGCCACACGGGAAAGGCTGAATGCGGTTCGCGAGACGCTTCCACCGGAACTTCCGGCACAGTGGCCACACGAGCCTTATGTGGTGCCTGCGGTGAAATCAGCCGATGTGACCTTTGCCAGTTCCCGGATGGAGTTGCGCCAGCTGGCCGACGAGATCCGACGCCATCCCTGTCTCTGGGAGCAGTTCAATCTGCACCTTGGACAAGGAGTAGTTGGTCACCGCCGGCCACTCAGGCAACTGTCAGACTGGCATCTCTCTCTGGCGCTGGCAGCAGGTCAGGTCTCCGGGGTCGTTCACTCCACTGATGGGAGAACCTTTGTCATCAAAGGTGATACCCACAAGGAGAAAACGACCAAGGTGGAACAGCGCCTGAGGGACGACGATAGCGTTGAGGAGATTCGGACCCTGACGGACAGGTTCGTGCCGGTCATCCGTGCACTGGACTTCACGCCCGACAGCCCGAGCTTCGGCAAGGCGATCACTATCAAGTAA
- a CDS encoding DUF3275 family protein, translated as MIKLRGTLSVRTINGRNGDFNVGRLATEIGEFAVKDPELEQYDEGRYEGEFGIDQIYPTSYVAGGRMVMEVRARIGLWALDGIDELRPEDEAPITEPDPVDESPTPVRPLVPKADDKPAKAPADEPATDSAEEELASLFGTLWPLSDEVKLDPTVDRPRFRTQKDHLKSTGYKFRPLDQVWVKES; from the coding sequence ATGATCAAACTACGTGGCACATTGAGCGTCCGCACCATCAACGGACGTAATGGTGATTTCAACGTCGGACGCCTGGCGACCGAGATCGGCGAGTTCGCCGTCAAGGATCCAGAACTCGAGCAGTATGACGAAGGACGTTATGAGGGCGAATTCGGGATCGATCAGATCTATCCGACCTCATATGTCGCCGGTGGCCGGATGGTAATGGAAGTCCGTGCCCGCATTGGTTTGTGGGCACTCGACGGCATCGATGAGTTGCGGCCAGAGGATGAAGCACCCATCACCGAGCCGGACCCGGTGGATGAATCACCCACTCCGGTTAGGCCACTAGTACCCAAAGCGGATGACAAGCCAGCAAAGGCCCCCGCGGACGAGCCAGCAACTGACTCTGCCGAGGAGGAACTCGCTTCACTGTTCGGAACCCTGTGGCCCCTGAGTGATGAGGTCAAGCTCGATCCGACCGTGGATCGTCCACGCTTCCGCACTCAGAAGGACCATTTGAAATCCACCGGTTACAAGTTTCGGCCACTGGATCAGGTCTGGGTCAAGGAGTCCTAA
- a CDS encoding STY4534 family ICE replication protein: MSQTNNSETKYFDLHTTGIGYLNRVREVPVRRGEPFLAVEVAAIHGASDDVQTVRFDCRVSGSEAKEIVAQLKVAIENDHKVLVGFKLGDLYIDTFEYKQGEKQGQTGVSLKARLLKLNWVKVDGQPYLLPSDQEQEQAQQAVNG, translated from the coding sequence ATGTCACAGACCAACAATTCCGAAACCAAGTATTTCGACCTTCACACCACCGGTATCGGTTATCTCAATCGCGTTCGTGAGGTTCCCGTACGCCGGGGTGAACCGTTCCTGGCCGTCGAAGTTGCTGCCATTCATGGAGCATCGGACGATGTCCAGACAGTTCGCTTCGACTGCCGTGTCTCGGGCTCTGAGGCCAAGGAGATCGTGGCCCAGTTGAAAGTGGCCATTGAGAACGACCACAAAGTACTCGTGGGCTTTAAGCTCGGTGATCTGTACATCGACACTTTCGAATACAAACAAGGTGAGAAGCAGGGCCAGACCGGCGTCAGCCTGAAGGCACGCCTGCTCAAGCTCAACTGGGTCAAAGTGGACGGCCAACCATATCTGCTGCCCTCCGATCAGGAGCAGGAGCAAGCACAACAGGCCGTTAACGGCTGA
- a CDS encoding ParB/RepB/Spo0J family partition protein: MEMTDKLAQIDIASIRHGRYQPRRDFPPETLEELADSIRASGVIQPVIVRPVSAVSDQFELIAGERRWRAAQLAGLGSLPCIIRIIDEQAVARQSLIENIQREALNPIEEAMGIQRLIDEFELRQQDVARQLGCSRTRVTHLLRLLKLHHDVRSMIEQRSLSFGHAKCLAGLAPKQQLLLAQDTVTKGWSVRQLEQQIHTLNSTPENNIKESRRDPNIVKLENDLSAHVGAPTSLSYIADKQTGRLNFQFHSLDELEGILEHLGFSATT; this comes from the coding sequence ATGGAAATGACGGACAAGCTGGCCCAGATCGATATTGCATCCATACGGCACGGGCGCTATCAGCCACGCCGGGATTTTCCACCCGAGACCCTTGAAGAACTCGCCGACTCCATTCGCGCTTCCGGTGTCATCCAGCCGGTTATTGTGAGGCCTGTATCCGCGGTCTCCGATCAATTCGAGTTGATTGCAGGCGAACGCCGTTGGCGTGCGGCACAGCTTGCCGGTTTGGGCAGCCTGCCGTGCATCATCCGCATCATCGATGAGCAGGCAGTTGCCAGGCAATCCCTGATCGAAAACATCCAGCGCGAGGCTCTCAATCCCATTGAAGAGGCCATGGGCATCCAGCGTTTGATAGATGAATTCGAACTGCGCCAGCAGGATGTCGCAAGGCAACTGGGTTGTTCACGCACCCGCGTAACTCATCTGTTACGGCTCCTGAAGCTGCATCATGATGTGCGATCCATGATCGAGCAACGATCCCTTTCCTTTGGTCATGCGAAGTGTCTGGCCGGTTTAGCACCTAAACAGCAGCTTCTACTGGCGCAAGATACCGTCACGAAAGGCTGGAGCGTCCGCCAGTTGGAGCAGCAGATTCATACCCTGAACTCCACGCCCGAAAACAACATCAAAGAATCCAGACGCGATCCGAATATCGTCAAACTCGAAAACGACTTGAGCGCCCACGTCGGCGCACCAACCTCATTGTCATACATTGCGGACAAGCAAACTGGACGACTCAATTTTCAATTCCATTCACTCGACGAACTGGAGGGCATACTGGAACATCTTGGCTTTTCGGCCACCACCTGA